A genome region from Dolichospermum compactum NIES-806 includes the following:
- a CDS encoding glutaminase, with translation MLGIKSINIHNLSIWVEQAKTQAAEGKVIERIPKLATVNPNSFAVYISCESGENYSLGDTDCVFPFMSVIKPFSLLYLLEYYGEKRVLQWVGVKPSDAPFNSLLQLKEDYGYPRNPMINSGAITLADKLPGKNGNECTQLFCNWLNKLAGTQIYIDTDILASVRASHSQINIDIANYLYESGNLNNIELSLDVYEQICCISGRVEDLAKLGRMLACKSEIINNKHRQIVNTVMLNCGLYEASAEYAVKIGLPIKSGIGGGLVAIIPNQGAMPSASAAIASYSPALDIVGNPIAGLALMETLSQNLQLSIFC, from the coding sequence GTGCTAGGAATAAAAAGCATTAATATACATAATTTATCTATTTGGGTAGAACAAGCCAAAACCCAAGCAGCAGAAGGTAAAGTTATTGAACGCATTCCCAAATTAGCTACGGTTAATCCTAACTCATTCGCTGTTTATATAAGTTGTGAATCAGGAGAAAATTATAGTTTAGGAGATACCGATTGTGTATTTCCATTCATGAGTGTCATTAAACCATTTTCTCTACTATACCTACTGGAATATTACGGAGAAAAACGGGTTTTGCAATGGGTTGGGGTTAAACCCTCGGATGCGCCTTTTAATTCTTTATTGCAACTAAAAGAAGATTATGGATATCCTCGCAATCCCATGATTAATAGTGGTGCTATTACCCTCGCTGATAAGCTACCAGGAAAAAATGGAAACGAATGTACACAATTGTTTTGTAATTGGTTAAATAAATTAGCAGGTACTCAAATATATATAGACACAGATATTCTAGCTTCAGTTCGTGCTAGTCACTCTCAAATAAATATAGATATTGCCAACTATCTCTACGAATCTGGAAATTTAAATAATATTGAATTATCTCTAGACGTTTATGAACAAATATGCTGTATATCTGGACGGGTAGAAGATTTAGCTAAACTGGGAAGAATGTTAGCCTGTAAAAGCGAAATTATAAATAACAAACACCGTCAAATCGTGAATACGGTAATGTTAAATTGCGGTTTATATGAAGCTTCCGCAGAATATGCTGTAAAAATTGGCTTACCGATAAAATCGGGTATTGGTGGTGGACTTGTTGCCATCATACCAAATCAGGGAGCGATGCCTTCGGCGAGCGCTGCTATTGCCAGCTACAGTCCTGCTTTAGATATTGTAGGTAATCCTATAGCTGGTTTAGCACTAATGGAAACTTTATCTCAAAATTTGCAACTGAGTATTTTTTGTTAA
- the psaA gene encoding photosystem I core protein PsaA gives MTISPPEREEKKARVIVDNDPVPTSFEKWAKPGHFDRSLTRGPKTTTWIWNLHALAHDFDTHTSDLEDISRKIFAAHFGHLAVVAIWLSGMLFHGAKFSNYEAWLADPLGIKPSAQTVWSIVGQDILNGDMGGGFRGIQITSGLFQVWRGWGITSSFQLYVTAIGGLVLAGLFLFAGWFHYHKRAPKLEWFQNVESMLNHHLSVLLGCGSLGWAGHLIHVSAPINKLLDAGVAAKDIPLPHELLFDTAKMAELYPGFASGLTPFFTLNWGAYADILTFKGGLNPVTGGLWMTDISHHHLAIAVLFIIAGHMYRTNWGIGHSIKDILEAHKGPFTGEGHKGLYENLTTSWHAQLATNLAFLGSLTIIIAHHMYAMPPYPYLATDYATQLCIFTHHIWIGGFLIVGGAAHAAIFMVRDYDPVVNQNNVLDRVIRHRDAIISHLNWVCIFLGFHSFGLYIHNDTMRALGRPQDMFSDSAIQLQPVFAQWVQNLHTLAPGNTAPNALQVVSHAFGGGIVAIGDKIAMMPITLGTADFMVHHIHAFTIHVTVLILLKGVLYARSSRLIPDKANLGFRFPCDGPGRGGTCQVSGWDHIFLGLFWMYNSLSIVIFHFSWKMQSDVWGTVDADGTVNHITGGNFAESAITINGWLRDFLWAQATQVINSYGTELSAYGLMFLGAHFVWAFSLMFLFSGRGYWQELIESIVWAHNKLKVAPTIQPRALSITQGRAVGVAHYLLGGIATTWAFFHAHILSVG, from the coding sequence ATGACGATTAGTCCTCCGGAGCGAGAGGAAAAAAAAGCAAGAGTGATCGTTGACAATGACCCGGTTCCTACCTCATTTGAAAAATGGGCAAAGCCAGGACATTTCGACAGATCCTTAACCAGAGGTCCAAAAACCACAACCTGGATTTGGAACCTCCATGCCCTCGCCCATGATTTTGATACACATACAAGTGATTTAGAAGACATTTCCCGCAAGATATTCGCCGCTCACTTCGGCCATTTGGCTGTAGTAGCAATCTGGTTGAGCGGAATGTTGTTCCACGGCGCTAAGTTCTCTAACTACGAAGCTTGGCTGGCTGATCCATTAGGCATTAAGCCCAGCGCCCAAACAGTTTGGTCTATTGTTGGTCAAGACATTTTGAACGGTGATATGGGCGGCGGTTTCCGCGGCATTCAAATCACCTCTGGCTTGTTCCAAGTATGGCGTGGCTGGGGTATCACTAGCTCCTTCCAGCTATATGTAACTGCAATTGGCGGCTTGGTATTAGCAGGCTTGTTCTTATTTGCTGGCTGGTTCCATTACCACAAACGCGCTCCTAAACTGGAATGGTTCCAGAATGTGGAGTCAATGCTGAATCATCACTTATCAGTGTTGCTAGGCTGTGGTTCTTTAGGATGGGCTGGTCACTTAATCCACGTTTCTGCACCAATCAACAAATTGTTAGATGCAGGTGTAGCAGCTAAGGACATCCCTCTGCCTCATGAGTTGCTGTTTGATACAGCAAAAATGGCAGAACTTTACCCTGGTTTCGCTAGTGGTTTAACACCTTTCTTCACCTTAAACTGGGGGGCTTACGCTGATATCCTCACATTTAAGGGTGGTTTAAACCCAGTTACAGGCGGCTTGTGGATGACTGATATTTCTCATCACCACCTAGCGATCGCTGTACTGTTCATCATTGCTGGTCATATGTACCGTACCAACTGGGGTATCGGTCATAGCATTAAAGATATTCTAGAAGCGCATAAAGGTCCTTTCACTGGCGAAGGTCACAAAGGTCTTTACGAAAACCTCACCACTTCTTGGCACGCTCAATTAGCTACTAACCTAGCTTTCTTGGGTTCCTTGACAATCATCATCGCGCATCATATGTACGCGATGCCTCCCTACCCTTACTTGGCAACTGACTACGCAACACAATTGTGTATCTTCACTCACCATATTTGGATAGGTGGTTTCTTGATTGTTGGTGGTGCTGCTCACGCAGCCATCTTCATGGTGCGCGATTACGATCCCGTTGTTAACCAAAACAACGTTCTAGATCGCGTGATTCGTCACCGTGACGCTATCATTTCTCACCTCAACTGGGTTTGTATTTTCTTAGGCTTCCACAGCTTTGGTTTGTACATCCACAATGACACCATGCGTGCCTTGGGTCGTCCCCAAGATATGTTCTCCGACAGTGCAATTCAACTACAACCAGTATTTGCACAATGGGTGCAAAACCTGCACACATTAGCTCCTGGTAATACAGCACCTAACGCTCTTCAAGTAGTTAGTCATGCTTTTGGTGGTGGAATTGTTGCTATCGGCGATAAGATCGCTATGATGCCCATTACATTGGGTACAGCGGACTTTATGGTTCACCACATCCACGCTTTCACCATTCACGTTACTGTTCTCATCTTGCTCAAAGGTGTACTGTATGCCCGTAGTTCTCGTCTGATTCCAGACAAGGCTAACTTAGGCTTCCGATTCCCTTGCGATGGTCCAGGTCGTGGCGGTACTTGCCAAGTTTCCGGTTGGGATCACATCTTCCTCGGACTCTTCTGGATGTATAACTCCTTATCAATTGTAATTTTCCACTTTAGCTGGAAGATGCAGTCTGATGTATGGGGAACAGTAGATGCAGATGGCACAGTAAATCATATTACTGGCGGCAACTTTGCTGAAAGTGCTATCACCATCAACGGTTGGTTACGTGACTTCTTGTGGGCGCAAGCTACACAGGTAATCAACTCCTACGGAACTGAATTGTCCGCTTACGGACTCATGTTCTTAGGCGCTCACTTTGTTTGGGCGTTCAGCTTAATGTTCCTGTTCAGTGGTCGTGGCTACTGGCAAGAATTAATTGAGTCCATTGTTTGGGCGCACAATAAACTGAAAGTAGCCCCAACAATTCAGCCTCGCGCACTGAGCATTACTCAAGGTCGGGCTGTAGGTGTGGCTCACTACCTATTAGGAGGAATTGCTACCACTTGGGCATTCTTCCACGCACACATCCTTTCAGTAGGATAA
- the psaB gene encoding photosystem I core protein PsaB has protein sequence MATKFPKFSQDLAQDPTTRRIWYAIATGNDFESHDGMTEENLYQKIFATHFGHLAIIFLWASSLLFHVAWQGNFEQWIKDPLHVRPIAHAIWDPHFGEAAVEAFTQAGASNPVNIAYSGVYHWWYTIGMRTNSELYTGSVGLLLLAALFLFAGWLHLQPKFRPSLSWFKSAEPRLNHHLAGLFGVSSLAWAGHLVHVAIPESRGIHVGWDNFLTVAPHPEGLTPFFTGNWGVYAQNPDTAGQLFGTSTGAGTAILTFLGGFHPQTESLWLTDMAHHHLAIAVLFIIAGHMYRTNFGIGHSIKEMLNSKSGLIPGSKSEGQFNLPHQGLYDTINNSLHFQLSLALASLGTICSLVAQHMYALPPYAFIAKDYTTQAALYTHHQYIAGFLMVGAFAHAAIFWVRDYDPEQNKGNVLDRMLQHKEAIISHLSWVSLFLGFHTLGLYVHNDVVVAFGTPEKQILIEPVFAQFIQAAQGKALYGLNVLLSNPDSIAYTAYPNAGNVWLSGWLDAINSGTNSLFLTIGPGDFLVHHAFALAIHTTTLVLVKGALDARGSKLMPDKKDFGYAFPCDGPGRGGTCDISAWDSFYLSMFWMLNTIGWVTFYWHWKHLGIWQGNVAQFNENSTYLMGWFRDYLWANSAQLINGYNPYGMNNLSVWAWMFLFGHLIWATGFMFLISWRGYWQELIETLVWAHERTPLANLVRWKDKPVALSIVQARVVGLAHFTVGYIVTYAAFLIASTAGKFG, from the coding sequence ATGGCAACAAAATTTCCAAAATTTAGCCAGGATCTCGCACAGGACCCGACTACTCGTCGGATTTGGTATGCGATCGCTACAGGCAACGACTTTGAAAGCCACGATGGCATGACGGAAGAGAATCTTTACCAAAAGATTTTCGCTACGCACTTCGGTCACTTGGCAATCATCTTCCTGTGGGCATCCAGCCTCCTGTTCCACGTGGCCTGGCAAGGTAACTTTGAACAGTGGATTAAAGATCCCCTTCACGTCCGTCCCATTGCCCATGCAATTTGGGACCCTCACTTCGGTGAAGCCGCAGTTGAAGCTTTCACTCAAGCCGGTGCAAGCAACCCTGTAAACATTGCTTACTCTGGTGTTTATCACTGGTGGTACACCATCGGGATGCGGACAAACAGCGAACTATATACTGGTTCTGTTGGTTTGCTCTTGTTGGCAGCATTGTTCCTGTTTGCTGGTTGGTTACATTTACAACCCAAGTTCCGTCCTAGCCTCTCTTGGTTCAAGAGTGCTGAACCCCGTCTGAACCACCACTTGGCTGGTTTGTTCGGTGTTAGTTCTCTAGCTTGGGCAGGTCATTTGGTTCACGTTGCTATTCCTGAATCTCGTGGTATCCACGTAGGTTGGGATAACTTCTTGACTGTAGCTCCCCATCCAGAAGGTTTAACTCCTTTCTTCACAGGTAACTGGGGCGTTTACGCTCAAAACCCTGACACCGCTGGCCAGTTATTTGGTACTTCCACGGGCGCTGGGACTGCGATTCTTACCTTCTTGGGCGGTTTCCACCCCCAAACAGAATCCTTGTGGTTGACTGATATGGCTCACCACCACTTGGCGATCGCAGTTTTGTTCATCATCGCCGGTCATATGTACCGGACTAACTTCGGAATTGGTCACAGCATCAAAGAAATGCTGAACTCCAAATCCGGTTTAATTCCCGGTAGCAAGAGCGAAGGTCAGTTCAACCTGCCCCACCAAGGCCTTTACGACACCATCAACAACTCCCTGCACTTCCAGTTGTCATTAGCTTTGGCATCTTTGGGAACTATCTGTTCCTTGGTAGCGCAGCATATGTACGCGCTGCCTCCTTATGCGTTCATCGCTAAGGACTACACTACACAGGCAGCGCTGTACACCCACCACCAGTACATTGCTGGTTTCTTGATGGTTGGTGCTTTTGCTCACGCAGCAATTTTCTGGGTTCGTGACTACGACCCCGAACAAAACAAAGGTAATGTCCTTGACCGGATGTTACAACACAAAGAAGCGATTATTTCCCACCTTAGCTGGGTATCTCTCTTCTTAGGTTTCCACACATTAGGTTTATATGTTCACAACGACGTAGTTGTTGCGTTCGGTACTCCTGAAAAACAAATCTTGATTGAGCCAGTATTTGCTCAATTCATCCAAGCTGCTCAAGGTAAAGCTCTGTATGGCTTGAATGTACTGTTGTCTAACCCCGACAGTATTGCTTACACCGCTTACCCCAATGCTGGTAACGTTTGGTTATCTGGCTGGTTAGATGCCATCAACTCTGGAACAAATTCCTTGTTCCTAACAATTGGACCTGGCGATTTCTTGGTTCACCACGCTTTCGCTTTGGCTATCCACACCACCACCTTGGTACTCGTTAAGGGTGCTTTAGATGCTCGTGGTTCTAAACTGATGCCCGATAAAAAGGACTTCGGTTATGCGTTCCCTTGCGACGGTCCAGGCCGTGGCGGTACTTGCGATATCTCCGCATGGGACTCTTTCTACCTGTCTATGTTCTGGATGTTGAACACCATTGGTTGGGTAACCTTCTACTGGCACTGGAAACATCTAGGTATTTGGCAAGGTAACGTTGCTCAGTTCAACGAAAACTCTACCTACCTGATGGGCTGGTTCCGTGACTACCTCTGGGCTAACTCTGCTCAGTTGATTAACGGTTACAACCCCTACGGCATGAATAACTTGTCTGTTTGGGCTTGGATGTTCCTCTTTGGACACCTAATCTGGGCAACTGGTTTCATGTTCCTCATCTCTTGGAGAGGTTACTGGCAAGAGTTAATTGAAACCTTGGTTTGGGCGCACGAACGTACTCCTTTAGCTAACTTGGTTCGCTGGAAGGACAAGCCCGTTGCTCTATCCATTGTTCAAGCTCGTGTGGTTGGTTTAGCTCACTTCACTGTTGGCTACATCGTCACCTACGCAGCGTTCCTCATTGCCTCTACTGCTGGTAAGTTTGGTTGA
- a CDS encoding NADP-dependent isocitrate dehydrogenase has protein sequence MYEKITPPTVGAKITFKNGEPVVPENPIIPFIRGDGTGIDIWPATENVLDAAIAKAYKGKRKISWFRVYAGDEACDLYGTYQYLPQDTLTAIKEYGIAIKGPLTTPVGGGIRSLNVALRQIFDLYTCVRPCRYYAGTPSPHKTPEKLDVIVYRENTEDIYLGIEWKQGSAIGDRLIKFLNEELIPATPEHGKKQIPLDAGIGIKPISKTGSQRLVRRAIKHALLLPKNKQQVTLVHKGNIMKYTEGAFRDWGYELATSEFRQECVTERESWILGNKEKNPNISLEENAHEIDPGFDSLTPEKKAQIVKEVETVLNTIWDSHGNGKWKEKIMVNDRIADSIFQQIQTRPDEYSILATMNLNGDYLSDAAAAIVGGLGMGPGANIGDSCAIFEATHGTAPKHAGLDRINPGSVILSGVMMLEYMGWQEAADLIKKGLGDAIANGQVTYDLARLMEPPVEPLKCSEFADAIIKYFG, from the coding sequence ATGTACGAAAAGATTACTCCTCCCACTGTCGGCGCGAAAATTACCTTCAAAAATGGTGAACCGGTTGTTCCTGAAAATCCGATTATTCCTTTTATTCGTGGTGATGGTACGGGTATAGATATTTGGCCGGCGACGGAAAATGTGCTTGATGCGGCGATCGCTAAAGCATACAAGGGCAAAAGAAAAATTAGCTGGTTTAGGGTTTATGCTGGTGATGAAGCCTGTGATCTATATGGTACATATCAGTATTTGCCGCAGGATACATTGACGGCGATTAAAGAATATGGCATAGCTATTAAGGGTCCTTTGACTACTCCTGTCGGTGGGGGGATTCGGTCTTTAAATGTGGCATTACGCCAAATTTTTGATCTTTATACTTGCGTGCGTCCTTGTCGTTATTACGCTGGAACTCCTTCTCCCCACAAAACTCCTGAAAAACTGGATGTGATTGTTTATCGGGAAAATACGGAAGATATTTATTTGGGGATTGAGTGGAAGCAAGGTAGTGCAATCGGCGATCGCCTGATAAAATTCTTGAATGAGGAATTGATACCTGCTACCCCAGAACACGGTAAAAAGCAAATTCCCCTCGACGCTGGTATCGGCATCAAACCCATCAGCAAAACTGGTTCTCAGCGTTTGGTGAGACGCGCCATCAAACACGCCTTGTTATTACCCAAAAATAAGCAACAAGTCACCTTGGTGCATAAAGGCAATATCATGAAATACACAGAAGGCGCTTTCCGGGATTGGGGTTATGAATTAGCAACCAGCGAATTTCGTCAAGAGTGCGTGACAGAACGGGAATCTTGGATTTTGGGTAATAAGGAGAAAAACCCCAATATTTCCTTAGAAGAAAATGCCCATGAAATTGATCCTGGTTTTGATTCCCTGACTCCAGAGAAAAAAGCGCAAATTGTTAAGGAAGTTGAAACAGTTCTCAATACAATTTGGGACAGTCACGGAAACGGCAAATGGAAAGAGAAAATCATGGTCAATGATCGCATTGCTGATAGTATCTTTCAACAAATTCAAACTCGACCAGATGAGTATTCTATTCTGGCGACAATGAACTTGAACGGTGATTATTTATCCGATGCGGCTGCTGCTATCGTTGGCGGTTTAGGCATGGGTCCAGGGGCAAATATTGGCGATTCCTGCGCGATTTTTGAAGCGACTCATGGGACAGCACCAAAACACGCGGGCTTAGACAGAATTAACCCCGGTTCGGTGATTCTTTCCGGTGTGATGATGCTGGAATATATGGGTTGGCAAGAAGCCGCAGATTTAATTAAAAAAGGATTGGGTGATGCGATCGCTAATGGTCAAGTTACCTATGATTTAGCGCGGTTAATGGAACCACCTGTAGAACCATTAAAGTGTTCTGAATTTGCAGACGCAATCATCAAATATTTCGGTTAA
- a CDS encoding GUN4 domain-containing protein: MTDPMIVSGTTNDLDSLRQKLIAGSEKVQQQIIPQLADLGNDGLDVLKEFLLKRRDTPATWIDGKVYQVIYNTDALTDQEFLQTNFPEGIVPLKSDCGISYNSLQKLLADQDFQAADLLTIQKMCEAAGPQAVKRKWLYFTEVENFPIQDLRTINQLWVVHSEGKFGFSVQREIWLGLSKNWVNLWPKIGWKDGNNWTRYPNGFTWNLSAPRGHLPLSNQLRGVRVMSSLLSHPAWTK, encoded by the coding sequence ATGACAGACCCAATGATTGTATCAGGCACTACAAATGATCTCGACTCCCTCCGCCAAAAGTTAATCGCTGGGTCCGAAAAAGTCCAACAACAAATCATCCCGCAGTTAGCTGACTTGGGTAATGATGGGTTAGATGTGTTGAAGGAATTTTTGCTGAAACGTCGTGATACCCCAGCAACTTGGATTGATGGTAAAGTCTACCAAGTCATCTATAATACTGATGCACTGACAGATCAAGAATTTCTACAAACTAACTTTCCTGAAGGAATTGTACCTCTAAAATCGGACTGTGGGATCAGTTACAATTCTTTGCAAAAGTTGCTTGCAGATCAAGATTTTCAAGCAGCGGATCTCTTGACAATTCAAAAGATGTGTGAAGCCGCAGGACCCCAAGCAGTAAAAAGAAAATGGTTGTACTTTACAGAAGTAGAAAATTTCCCCATTCAAGACTTACGCACCATTAATCAACTCTGGGTAGTTCACTCAGAAGGTAAATTTGGCTTTTCCGTACAGCGCGAAATTTGGTTAGGTTTAAGTAAGAATTGGGTCAACTTGTGGCCAAAAATTGGCTGGAAGGATGGTAACAACTGGACAAGATACCCGAACGGATTTACCTGGAATTTAAGCGCTCCTAGAGGTCATCTACCCCTCTCTAATCAACTACGTGGGGTGCGAGTCATGTCTTCCTTATTGTCTCATCCTGCTTGGACTAAGTAG
- a CDS encoding XisI protein yields MEKLKQYQNYVQQVIREYAQIGSKKDEIEQQLIFDPVGNHYQLMYVGWKNRRRQHGCVLHLDIKDGKIWIQHDGTEIAMADELVKLGVPKEDIVLAFHEPLMRQYTGLAVG; encoded by the coding sequence ATGGAAAAACTAAAGCAATATCAAAATTATGTTCAACAAGTTATCAGAGAGTATGCTCAAATAGGTTCAAAGAAAGATGAGATTGAGCAACAACTGATTTTTGATCCTGTTGGCAATCATTATCAGCTAATGTATGTTGGTTGGAAAAACAGACGCAGACAGCATGGTTGTGTTTTACATCTTGATATTAAAGATGGCAAAATTTGGATACAACATGATGGAACGGAAATTGCGATGGCCGATGAGTTGGTTAAATTGGGAGTACCAAAAGAAGATATTGTTTTAGCTTTTCATGAGCCTTTGATGAGACAATATACAGGTCTTGCTGTGGGTTAA
- a CDS encoding element excision factor XisH family protein has product MGVYHAFFQLQFIKTVVEHYQLKIIVYDPIQEEIVVWKN; this is encoded by the coding sequence TTGGGTGTTTATCACGCTTTCTTTCAATTGCAATTTATCAAAACAGTTGTGGAACATTATCAACTTAAAATTATTGTTTATGATCCGATTCAGGAGGAAATTGTAGTATGGAAAAACTAA
- the rnc gene encoding ribonuclease III has translation MHKLLTFNNEKLLRQALTHRSYVNENPGEGEHNERLEFLGDAILNFLSGEYLYEKFAAKGEDELTRLRSALVEEKQLAKFAIEVGLNFRMRLGKGTIRDGGFQNPNLLSSTFEAVIGAYYLDNDRNVSPLRDIVKPLFDSASENIVEIRSNVDSKNRFQELVQAKGITNPPKYVTEQIGGPSHAPEFRAKVLVEGKEKGEGKGKNKKEAEKAAAEDALAKWKIP, from the coding sequence ATGCACAAACTTCTCACATTCAATAACGAAAAACTCCTACGTCAAGCACTCACCCACCGTTCCTATGTTAACGAAAACCCCGGAGAAGGGGAACATAACGAGCGCTTAGAATTTCTCGGTGATGCTATTCTCAATTTTTTAAGCGGTGAATATCTTTATGAAAAGTTTGCTGCAAAAGGAGAAGATGAATTAACTCGTCTGCGTTCCGCATTAGTAGAAGAAAAACAACTGGCAAAATTTGCGATAGAAGTAGGTTTAAACTTTAGAATGAGATTAGGAAAAGGAACAATTAGAGATGGCGGTTTTCAAAATCCTAACTTACTAAGTAGCACCTTTGAGGCTGTAATTGGCGCTTACTATTTAGATAATGATCGGAATGTTTCACCACTTCGTGACATTGTTAAACCATTATTTGATTCTGCCTCAGAAAACATTGTAGAAATCCGTTCTAATGTAGATTCAAAAAATAGGTTTCAAGAATTGGTACAAGCTAAAGGTATCACAAATCCCCCTAAATATGTAACAGAACAAATAGGGGGACCATCTCACGCGCCAGAATTTAGAGCTAAAGTATTAGTAGAAGGTAAAGAAAAGGGAGAAGGTAAAGGAAAGAATAAAAAAGAAGCCGAAAAAGCTGCTGCTGAAGATGCGTTAGCGAAATGGAAAATTCCCTAG
- the ntrB gene encoding nitrate ABC transporter permease encodes MILQLNLAAIVAVAGQTVWRKAKPIIFQDTFLFPSLGCLGIILLWWVVALANHELMPTPPEALIANWDYILHPFYERGPGDLGVGWLLLASLRRVILGFGLGALVAIPLGFLIGISRPAMLAFNPIIQIFKPVSPLAWLPISLSLFNLADPSAIFVIFITSLWPTIINTALGVSSVPKDYLDVAQVLEMPRWRQITKIILPASLPYIFTGLRISLGIAWLVIVAVEMLTGGIGIGFFVWDEWSRLNLSSVFLAVFVIGLTGLILDYGVSKIQELVTHRPGSLKM; translated from the coding sequence ATGATATTGCAACTAAATTTAGCTGCCATTGTTGCAGTTGCTGGGCAAACTGTTTGGAGAAAAGCCAAACCTATAATTTTTCAAGATACTTTCTTATTTCCCTCATTAGGTTGTTTAGGAATTATTTTATTGTGGTGGGTGGTAGCACTTGCTAATCATGAATTAATGCCCACACCACCAGAAGCTTTAATTGCTAATTGGGACTATATATTACATCCATTCTATGAAAGAGGTCCGGGTGATTTAGGCGTTGGTTGGTTATTATTAGCAAGTTTACGGCGGGTAATATTAGGATTTGGCTTAGGTGCATTAGTCGCAATTCCTTTGGGATTTTTGATCGGAATTTCTAGACCGGCAATGTTAGCTTTTAATCCCATTATTCAGATTTTCAAGCCTGTATCACCACTGGCTTGGTTGCCGATTTCTTTATCTTTGTTCAATTTAGCAGATCCTTCGGCTATTTTTGTGATTTTCATTACGTCGCTGTGGCCGACAATTATTAATACGGCTTTGGGAGTTTCTAGTGTACCAAAAGATTATTTAGATGTAGCACAAGTCCTAGAAATGCCTCGTTGGCGACAAATTACTAAAATTATTTTACCTGCAAGTTTGCCTTATATTTTTACAGGTTTGCGAATTAGTTTGGGGATAGCTTGGTTGGTAATTGTGGCTGTAGAAATGCTCACTGGTGGAATAGGAATTGGCTTTTTTGTGTGGGATGAATGGAGTCGTTTAAATCTAAGTTCTGTATTTTTAGCTGTGTTTGTAATTGGGTTAACTGGGTTGATTTTAGATTACGGTGTAAGCAAAATTCAAGAATTAGTTACTCACCGTCCTGGAAGTTTAAAAATGTAA